Proteins co-encoded in one Streptomyces diastaticus subsp. diastaticus genomic window:
- a CDS encoding alpha/beta hydrolase has product MTSFDSSPQFNVWRTLLALAIVLVMLATSGWTAARHQRGDTNPLQRALNAWSDGRIHGTSLPAADAPSTKLAGFFASLSRDQRRGLAEKYPLAVGNMNGAPPKLRYLANRIALKEAVSVERERTMDPRLSVEGRQEADRRMHRFLSLLRPKRHVLAFDPTGRGRVAEVFGNLDRAARVSVVVPGVDTDVLTYERTYGAFSAPAGMAKSLYKAERAQREGTLPRSASGAPRVAVIAWADYTSPAGIGVDAVTAKRAKDGAVRLSNLVTSLPGQKTVALYCHSYGSVVCGVSARDLPSRVTDIAVAGSPGMRAASAAQLNTEARIWAMRDRDDWIGEIPNLELAGVGHGTDPVSAEFGARVLSARGASGHAGYFEPGTESLDNFARIGVGAYRTVRCAADTDACRHGAEDVFSA; this is encoded by the coding sequence GTGACTTCCTTCGACTCCTCTCCCCAGTTCAACGTCTGGCGCACACTGCTCGCCCTGGCGATCGTCCTTGTCATGCTGGCAACCTCGGGCTGGACAGCCGCACGCCATCAACGGGGCGACACCAATCCCTTGCAGCGGGCGCTGAATGCGTGGAGTGACGGCCGTATCCACGGCACGTCGTTGCCGGCCGCCGACGCGCCCTCGACCAAGCTGGCGGGTTTCTTCGCCTCGCTCAGCCGCGATCAACGGCGCGGCCTGGCCGAGAAGTACCCCTTGGCGGTGGGGAACATGAACGGCGCGCCACCGAAACTGCGCTACCTGGCCAACCGGATCGCGCTCAAGGAGGCGGTGAGCGTGGAACGGGAGAGAACCATGGACCCCCGGCTCTCGGTGGAAGGGCGGCAGGAGGCCGACCGGCGGATGCACCGCTTCCTTTCCCTGCTGCGCCCCAAGCGCCACGTACTCGCCTTCGATCCGACCGGACGGGGACGGGTCGCCGAGGTCTTCGGGAATCTCGACCGTGCGGCCCGGGTCTCCGTCGTCGTGCCGGGTGTCGACACCGATGTGCTGACCTATGAACGGACCTACGGCGCGTTCTCCGCCCCCGCGGGCATGGCCAAGTCGCTGTACAAGGCCGAACGCGCCCAGCGCGAGGGCACTCTGCCCCGCTCCGCGTCGGGGGCTCCGCGGGTGGCGGTCATCGCCTGGGCCGACTACACCTCTCCGGCGGGCATCGGTGTGGACGCCGTCACGGCCAAGCGGGCGAAGGACGGCGCGGTGAGACTTTCCAACCTGGTCACAAGCCTGCCTGGGCAGAAGACTGTCGCACTGTACTGCCACAGTTACGGATCGGTGGTCTGCGGGGTCTCCGCACGCGACCTGCCGTCACGGGTGACGGACATCGCGGTCGCCGGGAGCCCCGGTATGCGTGCCGCCAGCGCCGCTCAGCTGAACACGGAGGCCAGGATCTGGGCGATGCGCGACCGGGACGACTGGATCGGGGAGATCCCGAACCTCGAACTGGCCGGGGTGGGACACGGCACGGATCCCGTGTCGGCGGAGTTCGGGGCGCGCGTGCTCTCCGCCCGGGGCGCCTCGGGACACGCGGGCTATTTCGAGCCCGGGACGGAGAGCCTCGACAACTTCGCTCGGATCGGTGTGGGCGCCTACCGGACCGTACGGTGCGCGGCGGACACGGACGCCTGTCGTCACGGCGCCGAGGACGTCTTCTCTGCCTGA